In one window of Vibrio sp. JC009 DNA:
- a CDS encoding DUF2057 family protein: MRSAFCFLLTLLFAGSLSAAELIPEKHIRLLLLNGEQPKYDAEPAPLEPGFTQVAIKVRATIGRGSNRKEFESKPFLLMFEAGEQDIAIVAPELKSYERAERQFRGKPDIKLISAGKEISYEYAPIQGRKGFMPYRDLDKLVAKYNQEQQIQVGDQPELTTNSAMYEGTPDAEQLKAWYQKASPSEQEKFKNWIVGLR; the protein is encoded by the coding sequence ATGAGATCGGCTTTTTGTTTTCTGCTTACCCTGCTTTTTGCAGGATCGTTATCAGCAGCAGAACTGATCCCGGAGAAGCACATCCGGTTGTTGTTGTTAAACGGCGAGCAGCCAAAATACGATGCAGAGCCTGCACCATTGGAGCCCGGTTTTACTCAGGTAGCAATTAAAGTGCGTGCAACTATCGGCCGTGGCTCAAACCGGAAAGAGTTTGAATCGAAACCATTTCTCCTGATGTTTGAGGCCGGTGAGCAGGATATCGCTATTGTTGCCCCTGAACTGAAGAGTTATGAGAGAGCAGAGCGTCAATTCAGAGGGAAGCCAGATATTAAGCTGATTTCAGCAGGTAAAGAGATCAGCTATGAATATGCCCCAATCCAGGGCCGTAAAGGCTTTATGCCATACAGGGACTTGGATAAGCTGGTCGCGAAATACAATCAGGAACAACAGATTCAGGTCGGTGATCAGCCGGAGCTAACCACTAACTCTGCAATGTACGAAGGTACCCCTGACGCAGAGCAGCTAAAAGCCTGGTATCAGAAAGCTTCTCCGTCTGAACAGGAAAAATTCAAAAACTGGATTGTTGGTTTGAGGTAG
- the btsR gene encoding two-component system response regulator BtsR, whose protein sequence is MFTAVVIDDELFAREELIELIKENGQIEVIDQASNAIEGLKKINAHKPDIVFLDIQMPQVSGIELLSMLDPENTPYVIFVTAFDEYAIQAFEDNAFDYLLKPVDPKRLEKTINRIIRQEGKANVKQDLTTIEPEHLAQIPCVGLNRIVIIPTKYVECAYSDISGVHIQSHQQTATTQLTLKTLEEKTDLLRCHRQYLVNTNAIKEIKLLENGLAEIITLSDHEIPVSRRYLKVLKEKLGIH, encoded by the coding sequence ATGTTTACTGCAGTAGTCATTGATGATGAGCTTTTTGCCAGAGAAGAGCTGATAGAGCTGATAAAAGAAAATGGTCAGATAGAGGTTATCGATCAGGCTAGCAATGCCATTGAAGGCCTGAAAAAAATTAACGCCCACAAGCCGGATATCGTATTTCTGGATATTCAGATGCCTCAGGTAAGCGGTATTGAGCTTCTTTCTATGCTGGATCCGGAAAACACCCCTTACGTTATTTTTGTCACCGCATTTGATGAGTATGCCATTCAGGCCTTTGAAGATAACGCCTTCGATTATCTGCTTAAACCGGTTGATCCAAAACGTCTGGAGAAAACCATCAACCGGATTATCAGACAGGAAGGCAAGGCAAATGTAAAACAGGATCTCACCACCATTGAGCCTGAACATCTGGCTCAGATCCCTTGTGTCGGACTAAACCGCATCGTGATTATTCCGACCAAATATGTGGAGTGCGCCTACAGTGATATCAGCGGCGTGCATATCCAGAGCCACCAGCAGACAGCAACAACTCAGCTCACCCTAAAAACGCTGGAAGAGAAAACCGATTTACTGCGCTGTCATCGCCAGTATCTGGTTAATACCAACGCGATTAAAGAGATAAAGCTGCTGGAGAACGGACTGGCAGAAATTATCACTTTAAGTGACCATGAAATCCCGGTTAGCCGTCGGTATTTGAAGGTGCTTAAGGAGAAGTTGGGGATACACTGA